From Primulina huaijiensis isolate GDHJ02 chromosome 15, ASM1229523v2, whole genome shotgun sequence, one genomic window encodes:
- the LOC140960155 gene encoding ABC transporter G family member STR-like, with the protein MAKVSLNAKGNNRNLESLLDMDPNKQVDKNVARQAQKLLPGHGLEFKNLSYSVLKKMKKDDMWINKETYLLNDISGQAARGEILAIMGPSGAGKSTFLDALAGRISQGSLEGSVRVDGKQVTTSYMKMISSYVMQDDQLFPMLTVFETFMFAAEVRLPPTISTVEKKKRVLELVEQLGLISAMHTYIGNEGKRGVSGGEKRRISIGIDIIHKPSLLFLDEPTSGLDSTSAFSVVEKVKDIARGGSIVLMTIHQPSFRIQMLLDHITVLARGRLIYMGTPTDLSAYLSGFQRPVPDGENSLEYLLDVIKEYDGSTVGLDPLVLYQRDGIKPDQVARTPIPKTPKRPKTPTTPRGNSPCSKHINLHSSQFSTRNMESRAFSGQFDNNDDDDEFNASLERKGRTAHTPMSMQSVIYNPRLASHFYKDFSTWIYQGVTGTPRRPPTWTPSHTPGQTPGKTPYSVSRSHISNHYQIPNRNPSHTMTPLVFTTRPDPYAPSYEEFDMAEEILDESEHRHKFANPWLREVAVLSWRTTLNVIRTPELFLSREVVLTVMALVHSTLFKNLHEHDFKSINKLLNFYIFAVCLIFFSSNDAVPTFIEERFIFIRETSHNSYRASSYVISSLLVYLPFFAAQAFTYAAITKFMLRLNSSILYFWLTLYASLITTNAYVMLVSAMVPSYITGYAVVIATTALFFLTCGFFLKPSQIPKYWKWLHYISALKYPFEALLINEFKGAHCYHGKRNELSPGPLGEIKLSELHNVSQPLPSSCNLIGEDILFTMDIHKIENIWIDIGILLAWGVLYRFFFYVVLRFYSKNLRK; encoded by the exons ATGGCAAAAGTTTCGCTTAACGCTAAGGGGAACAATAGGAACCTCGAGAGCCTGTTGGATATGGACCCAAATAAGCAAGTGGATAAAAACGTGGCAAGGCAGGCGCAAAAGCTGCTTCCGGGACATGGTCTCGAGTTCAAGAACTTGTCTTACAGTGTattgaagaaaatgaaaaaagacgACATGTGGATCAATAAGGAAACTTATCTTCTTAATGACATTTCTGGGCAGGCTGCAAGAGGAGAAATATTGGCCATCATGGGTCCCAGTGGTGCCGGCAAATCTACCTTTCTCGATGCTTTGGCAGGCCGGATTTCTCAGGGAAGTCTTGAAGGTTCTGTAAGAGTagatggtaaacaa GTGACAACCAGCTACATGAAGATGATTTCATCTTATGTGATGCAAGATGATCAGCTCTTCCCCATGTTAACAGTTTTCGAGACCTTTATGTTTGCTGCTGAAGTAAGGCTTCCTCCAACAATCTCCACTGttgaaaaaaagaagagagtcCTTGAGCTCGTCGAACAACTTGGATTGATA AGTGCAATGCATACATACATTGGCAATGAGGGAAAAAGAGGAGTCTCGGGTGGAGAAAAGCGAAGAATCTCCATTGGAATTGACATAATCCACAAGCCATCTCTCTTGTTCCTTGATGAGCCAACTTCAGGTCTTGATTCCACGAGTGCTTTCAGTGTAGTAGAAAAGGTGAAGGACATTGCAAGGGGTGGCAGCATAGTCCTCATGACGATACACCAGCCTTCATTCAGAATTCAAATGCTCCTTGACCATATCACGGTGCTTGCAAG GGGGAGACTGATATACATGGGAACTCCGACCGATCTATCTGCATATCTTTCTGGGTTCCAAAGGCCAGTTCCTGATGGTGAAAACAGCTTAGAATACCTCCTAGATGTGATCAAAGAATATGATGGCTCAACTGTTGGACTTGATCCTCTTGTGCTGTATCAACGCGATGGGATAAAACCAGATCAAGTTGCAAGAACTCCGATTCCTAAAACACCAAAAAGGCCCAAAACTCCTACGACTCCTCGTGGAAATAGTCCCTGCTCAAAGCACATTAATCTCCATAGCAGCCAATTTTCGACTAGAAACATGGAGTCTCGTGCTTTTTCAGGGCAATTTGACAATAATGATGATGACGATGAATTCAACGCTTCCCTTGAACGAAAAGGCAGGACTGCTCATACGCCTATGAGCATGCAAAGTGTAATCTATAATCCTCGGTTGGCTTCCCACTTTTACAAAGATTTCTCAACCTGGATCTACCAAGGTGTAACAGGAACCCCACGTCGCCCTCCAACGTGGACACCTTCGCATACACCAGGACAAACTCCCGGAAAAACACCATATTCAGTTTCTAGAAGTCACATTTCGAACCATTATCAAATTCCCAATCGAAACCCTTCACATACAATGACACCGTTGGTCTTTACCACTCGACCTGATCCATATGCTCCTTCTTATGAAGAGTTTGACATGGCAGAAGAAATACTTGACGAGTCTGAGCACAGGCACAAATTTGCCAACCCCTGGCTCCGCGAGGTGGCGGTCTTATCGTGGAGAACTACCTTGAACGTGATTCGGACCCCTGAACTCTTCTTGTCCCGTGAGGTTGTCCTGACAGTGATGGCTCTGGTACATTCAACCCTCTTCAAGAATCTCCACGAACATGACTTCAAATCCATAAACAAGCTTCTCAATTTCTACATCTTCGCAGTCTGCCTCATATTCTTCTCTTCCAATGATGCCGTCCCAACTTTCATTGAAGAAAGGTTCATCTTCATCCGAGAAACATCCCACAATTCTTATCGAGCCTCCTCTTACGTTATCTCCTCCCTTCTAGTCTACCTCCCATTTTTTGCAGCCCAGGCATTCACATATGCAGCAATCACTAAATTCATGCTTCGTTTAAATAGCAGCATCCTCTACTTCTGGCTGACCCTCTATGCCTCACTGATAACGACCAATGCCTATGTGATGCTGGTGAGTGCAATGGTTCCAAGTTACATCACTGGCTACGCAGTAGTGATAGCCACAACAGCTCTGTTCTTTTTAACTTGTGGGTTCTTCTTGAAGCCTTCCCAAATCCCAAAATATTGGAAATGGCTTCATTATATATCTGCACTCAAGTACCCATTTGAAGCATTGCTGATAAATGAATTCAAAGGCGCACATTGTTACCATGGAAAAAGAAACGAACTTTCGCCAGGTCCCCTAGGAGAGATAAAGCTCAGTGAACTACACAACGTATCACAACCATTGCCTTCTAGCTGCAATTTAATTGGTGAAGACATTCTATTCACAATGGATATTCATAAGATCGAGAATATCTGGATTGACATAGGTATTCTGCTGGCATGGGGTGTTCTTTATCGGTTCTTCTTCTATGTGGTTCTCAGGTTTTATTctaaaaatttgagaaaataa